Proteins from a single region of Hordeum vulgare subsp. vulgare chromosome 6H, MorexV3_pseudomolecules_assembly, whole genome shotgun sequence:
- the LOC123402650 gene encoding E3 ubiquitin-protein ligase COP1, giving the protein MGDSSVAPAGALVPTVPKPEHAPSGADAAAHQTLAAAAADDACAGAAASPSSSPGEGEGAEAQGDRDLLCPICMALIKDAFLTACGHSFCYMCIVTHLNHKSDCPCCANYLTKAQLYPNFLLDKVVKKMSARQVAKTASPIDQFRHVVQQGNDMTVKELDGLMTLIAEKKRQMEQQESETNMQILLVFLHCLRKQKLEELNEIQTDLQYIKDDISSVERHRLDLYRTKERYSMRLRMLLDEPAASKMWPSPMDRPSGPFGLNSRAPPSTSSPGGLNNRRFDLRAPASHQGHQRRDALASSDPPNPPIQSSNVIARKRRVQAQFNELQEYYLQRRRTGAQSHRQEDAVTMNREGYHEGLEDFQSVLTTFTRYSRLRVIAELRHGDLFHSANIVSSIEFDRDDELFATAGVSKRIKVFEFSTVVNEPSDVHCPVVEMATRSKLSCLSWNKYSKNVIASSDYEGIVTVWDVQTRQSVMEYEEHEKRAWSVDFSRTEPKMLVSGSDDCKVKVWCTNQEASAINIDMKANICSVKYNPGSSYYVAVGSADHHIHYFDLRNPSAPLHVFGGHKKAVSYVKFLSNNELASASTDSTLRLWDVKDNCPLRTFRGHKNEKNFVGLSVNNEYIACGSETNEVFVYHKAISKPASSHRFLSTDLDDAEDDPGSYFISAVCWKSDSPTMLTANSQGTIKVLVLAP; this is encoded by the exons ATGGGCGACTCCTCGGTGGCCCCCGCCGGCGCGCTCGTGCCGACCGTGCCCAAGCCGGAGCACGCGCCGTCCGGGGCGGACGCGGCGGCCCACCAgaccctggcggcggcggcggcggacgacgcGTGCGCGGGCGCGGCTGCCTCGCCGTCCTCGTCgccgggggagggggagggggcggagGCCCAGGGCGACAGGGACCTGCTCTGCCCGATCTGCATGGCGCTCATCAAGGACGCCTTCCTCACCGCCTGCGGCCACAGCTTCTGCTACATGTGCATCGTCACGCACCTCAACCACAAGAGCGACTGCCCCTGCTGCGCCAACTACCTCACCAAGGCGCAGCTCTACCCCAACTTCCTACTCGACAAG GTCGTGAAGAAAATGTCGGCCCGGCAAGTTGCAAAAACAGCATCTCCCATTGATCAATTCCGACATGTTGTGCAACAG GGAAACGACATGACAGTTAAAGAGCTAGACGGCCTTATGACTTTGATTGCTGAGAAGAAGAGGCAAATGGAACAACAAGAGTCAGAGACAAATATGCAAATATTGCTAGTCTTCTTGCACTGCCTTAGAAAGCAAAAGCTTGAAGAGTTGAATGAG ATTCAAACTGACCTGCAGTACATCAAAGATGATATAAGCAGTGTGGAGAGGCATAGGTTAGATCTGTATCGAACGAAAGAAAGGTACTCCATGAGGCTTCGCATGCTTTTGGATGAACCTGCTGCATCAAAGATGTGGCCTTCACCCATGGACAGACCTAGTGGCCCCTTTGGTCTCAACTCTCGGGCACCACCTAGCACATCATCTCCAGGTGGGTTAAATAATAGGAGGTTTGATTTGAGAGCTCCGGCAAGCCATCAAGGACATCAAAGAAGAGATGCCCTTGCCAGCTCAGACCCTCCCAATCCCCCTATACAGTCGAGTAATGTTATTGCTCGGAAGAGGCGAGTTCAAGCGCAG TTTAACGAGCTTCAGGAATACTATCTGCAAAGACGGCGTACTGGAGCGCAGTCTCACAGACAGGAGGATGCTGTTACGATGAATAGAGAAGGTTATCATGAAGGTCTTGAAGATTTTCAGTCTGTGCTTACAACATTCACTCGATATAG TCGCTTACGTGTAATTGCGGAACTTAGACATGGAGATCTGTTTCACTCAGCAAATATTGTATCCAG TATCGAATTTGATCGTGATGATGAGCTATTCGCTACTGCTGGAGTCTCGAAGCGTATTAAAGTCTTCGAATTTTCTACA GTTGTTAATGAGCCATCAGATGTCCACTGTCCAGTTGTTGAAATGGCTACCAGATCTAAACTCAGCTGCCTTAGCTGGAACAAGTACTCAAAAAATGTTATAGCAAGTAGTGATTATGAAGGCATAGTTACTGTTTGGGATGTTCAAACCCGCCAG AGTGTGATGGAGTACGAAGAGCATGAGAAAAGAGCATGGAGTGTTGATTTTTCACGTACAGAGCCCAAGATGCTTGTATCTGGTAGTGATGATTGCAAG GTCAAAGTGTGGTGCACAAATCAGGAAGCGAGTGCCATTAACATTGATATGAAGGCAAATATTTGCTCTGTTAAATATAATCCTGGATCGAGCTACTATGTCGCA GTCGGATCTGCTGATCACCATATTCATTATTTTGATTTACGAAATCCAAGTGCACCTCTCCATGTTTTTGGTGGGCACAAGAAAGCTGTTTCTTATGTGAAATTCTTATCTAATAATGAGCTTGCATCTGCGTCGACCGATAGCACATTACGGTTATGGGATGTCAAGGACAATTGCCCA CTAAGGACGTTCAGAGGGCACAAAAATGAGAAGAACTTCGTAGGACTATCTGTAAATAACGAATATATTGCTTGCGGGAGTGAAACAAATGAGGTTTTTGTTTACCACAAG GCTATCTCAAAACCTGCTTCCAGCCACAGGTTTCTATCCACGGACCTGGACGATGCCGAGGATGATCCCGGGTCTTATTTCATCAGCGCTGTCTGCTGGAAGAGCGATAGCCCTACTATGCTAACTGCTAACAGCCAGGGGACCATTAAGGTTCTCGTGCTCGCTCCTTGA
- the LOC123405735 gene encoding uncharacterized protein LOC123405735: MDGNKTAAAHPASVRALSMAAGTVVVFALATAADYVLDSFHLCGSQASFILPCVGVTAAAAAKWRALWLAMVCCAVLESAVAAQALRLPCRRRALALLQLALTVVRHYMYARATLILAAADPGLFGICFGSVSVFVTGDLLSFMDLLLGGEGIMHYSFV; this comes from the exons ATGGACGGCAACAAGACTGCCGCCGCCCACCCGGCCAGCGTACGGGCGCTCTCCATGGCCGCCGGCACCGTCGTCGTCTTCGCCTTGGCCACGGCGGCCGACTACGTACTCGACAGCTTCCACCTCTGCGGCAGCCAG gcttCCTTCATCCTGCCGTGCGTCGgggtgacggcggcggcggccgccaAGTGGAGGGCCCTCTGGCTCGCCATGGTCTGCTGCGCGGTGCTCGAGTCGGCCGTCGCGGCGCAGGCGCTGCGGCTCCcatgccgccgccgcgccctcgccCTCCTCCAGCTCGCGCTCACCGTCGTCCGCCACTACATGTACGCCCGCGCCACCCTCAtcctcgccgccgccgacccAGGGCTCTTCGGGATCTGCTTCGGGAGCGTCTCCGTCTTCGTAACTGGCGACCTCCTCAGCTTCATGGACCTTCTCCTTGGAGGCGAAGGGATCATGCACTACTCCTTTGTGTGA